The following coding sequences lie in one Globicephala melas chromosome 15, mGloMel1.2, whole genome shotgun sequence genomic window:
- the SRCAP gene encoding helicase SRCAP isoform X1, translated as MQSSPSPAHPQLPILQTQMVSDGMTGSNPVSPASSSSPASSGAGGISPQHIAQDSSLDGPPGPPDGATVPLEGLSLPQAADLANKGPKWEKSHAEIAEQAKHEAEIETRIAELRKEGFWSLKRLPKVPEPPRPKGHWDYLCEEMQWLSADFAQERRWKRGVARKVVRMVIRHHEEQRQKEERARREEQAKLRRIASTMAKDVRQFWSNVEKVVQFKQQSRLEEKRKKALDLHLDFIVGQTEKYSDLLSQSLNQPLTSSKAGSSPCLGSSSAASSPPPPVSRMDDEDGDFQPQEEEEEDDEETIEVEEQQEGNDAETQRREIELLRREGELPLEELLRSLPPQLLGGPSSPSRTPSSHDSDTRDGPEEGGEEESSQVLKVKPPPSSVTQRNKQPWHPDEDDEEFAANEDEAEDEEDTIAAEEQLEGEVDHAMELSELAREGELSVEELLQQYAGAYASDASAPGSGSSEEEDEDEVEANSSDCEPEGATEAEEATQEDSSSQSDSAEEQSEDEEDEHSEEEETSGSSESEESESEESEESQSQSQADEEEEEDDDFGVEYLLARDEEQSEADGGSGPPTPGPTTTLGPKKEITDIAAAAESLQPKGYTLATTQVKTPIPLLLRGQLREYQHIGLDWLVTMYEKKLNGILADEMGLGKTIQTISLLAHLACEKGNWGPHLIIVPTSVMLNWEMELKRWCPSFKILTYYGAQKERKLKRQGWTKPNAFHVCITSYKLVLQDHQAFRRKNWRYLILDEAQNIKNFKSQRWQSLLNFNSQRRLLLTGTPLQNSLMELWSLMHFLMPHVFQSHREFKEWFSNPLTGMIEGSQEYNEGLVKRLHKVLRPFLLRRVKVDVEKQMPKKYEHVIRCRLSKRQRCLYDDFMAQTTTKETLATGHFMSVINILMQLRKVCNHPNLFDPRPVTSPFITPGICFSTASLVLRATDVHPLQRIDIGRFDLIGLEGRVSRYEADTFLPQHRLSRRVLLEVATAPDPPPRPKPVKMKVNRMLQPMPKQEGRTVVVVNSPRTPLGPVPVRPPPGPELSAQPTPGPTPPVLPAPLMVSASPSGPPLIPASRPPGPVLLPPLQPNGGPLPQVMPSPLGVLSGTSRPPTPTLSLKPAPPAPVRLSPAPPPGSSSLLKPLTVPPGYTFPSAAVTTTCTTTATAPTTAVPAPTPAPQRLILSPDMQARLPSGEVVSIGQLASLAQRPVASTGGSKPLTFQIQGNKLTLTGAQVRQLAVGQPRPLQRNVVHLVSAGGQHHLISQPAHVALIQAVAPTPGPTPVSVLPSSTPSTTPAPTGLSLPLAANQVPPTMVNNTGVVKIVVRQAPRDGLTPVPPLAPAPRPPSSGLPAVLTPRPTLTPGRLPTPALGTARAPIATSTLVRPLLKLVHSPTPEVSASAPGAAPLTISSPLPVPSSLPGPASSPMPVPNSSPLASPVSSTVPVPVSSSLPISVCTTLPSPASAPLTIPISAPLPVSASGPALLTNVTPTLAAAPGPPSLAPVGTSPSASALTLGLATTPSLSPSQAPGHPLLLAPASSHVPGLNSAVAPACSPVLVPASALASPFPAASNQAPAQASLLAPAPTASQALATSLAPMVAPQTAILAPSPAPSLAPLPVLAPSLGPTPVLAPSQTSVPLLASSSTPGTPLASASSLVPAPAPVLVPSSAQTMVPAPVPSPLPSPASTQTLALPPALASTLGGSSPSQTLSLGTGNPQGSFPAQTLSLTPAASLVPAPAQTLSLAPGPPLCPSQTLSLAPAPPLAPVSPMGPAPAHTLTLATVSSSASLLAPASVQTLTLSPAPVPVPTLGPAAAQTLALAPASTQAPASQASSLVVSATGAAPLPVTMVSRLPVSKDEPETLTLRSGPPSPPSTATSFSGPRPRRQPPPPPRSPFYLDSLEEKRKQQRSERLERIFQLSEAHGALAPVYGTEVLDFCTLPQPVASPIGPRSPGPSHPTFWTYTEAARQAVLFPQQRLDQLSEIIERFIFVMPPVEAPPPSLHACHPPPWLAPRQAAFQEQLARELWPRARPLHRIVCNMRTQFPDLRLIQYDCGKLQTLAVLLRQLKAEGHRVLIFTQMTRMLDVLEQFLTYHGHLYLRLDGSTRVEQRQALMERFNADKRIFCFILSTRSGGVGVNLTGADTVVFYDSDWNPTMDAQAQDRCHRIGQTRDVHIYRLISERTVEENILKKANQKRMLGDMAIEGGNFTTAYFKQQTIRELFDMPLEEPSGSSIPSAPEDEEETVASKQTHILEQALCRAEDEEDIRAATQAKAEQVAELAEFNENDGFPAADGEEAGRPGAEDEEMSRAEQEIAALVEQLTPIERYAMKFLEASLEEVSREELKQAEEQVEAARKDLDQAKEEVFRLPQEEEEGPGAGDEVSCGTGGGSHRRSKKAKAPERPGTRVSERLRGARAETQGANHTPVTSTHHPRSTSTPPRCSPARDRVPRPAPRPRPTPASAPAAIPAPVPAPISAPIPISAPNPITMLPVHILPSPPLPSAQIPPSCSSACTPPPACTPPPAHTPPPAQTSLLTPSSPLLLGLPSVPISPPVTNLPLGMGPEAELCAQAMASTESLELADMASSETSPITLVPPKDLLPVAVEILPMSEKNLSLTSSAPSPNLAAGSVPNGQEQEVPEPAEATILSVLPDGEEVATCLSESNRLELPPSAASDELLQEPLEADKNSEELVEAQTPTSTPEKPQELVSAEAAAPSTSSSATSTPEGPSPARPPRRRTSADVEIRGQGAGRPGQPPGPKVLRKLPGRLVTVVEEKELVRRRRQQRGTASTLVPGVSETGASPGSPSTRSMSGPESSPPTSGPCEAAPPSTLPTPTQQPFIARRHIELGLTGGGSPENGEGALLAITPPAVKRRRGRPPKKNRSPADAGRGVDEAPSSTSKGKTSGADSVPGAETLIVAEPVLAPQLIPGPQPLGPQPVHRPEPVILSPVEKRRRGRPPKARDLPIPGTISSPGDGSLESRTQPLPIPPPLPPLPPLLACPTATVANTVTTLTISTSPPKRKRGRPPKNPPSPRPSQLPVLDRDSSPVLESCGLGKQRQPQGQGESEGSSSDEDGSRPLTRLARLRLEAEGMRGRKSEGSMVVAVIQDDLDLADSGPGGLELTPPVVSLAPKLRSTRLRPGSLVPPLETEKVPRKRAGAPVGCGPGLAKRSRLQPPSPLGPEGSVEESEAEASGEEEEGDGTPRRRPGPRRLGGATNQGDQRILRSSAPSHLAGPTISHRGRKAKT; from the exons ATGCAGagcagcccctcccctgctcaCCCTCAGCTCCCAATCTTGCAAACACAG ATGGTGTCGGACGGCATGACAGGCAGcaatcctgtgtcccctgcctcatcCAGTTCCCCAGCCTCTAGTGGGGCAGGTGGCATCTCCCCCCAGCATATAGCTCAAGATTCCTCTTTGGATGGACCTCCAGGGCCCCCAGATGGTGCCACAGTGCCCCTGGAGGGGCTCAGCTTACCCCAGGCTGCTGACCTGGCTAACAAGGGCCCAAAGTGGGAGAAGAGCCATGCTGAGATCGCAGAGCAGGCCAAGCAT GAGGCTGAGATTGAGACTCGGATTGCTGAGCTGCGGAAGGAGGGTTTCTGGTCACTGAAGAGACTGCCTAAAGTGCCCGAGCCTCCCCGCCCCAAGGGCCACTGGGACTATCTGTGTGAGGAGATGCAGTGGCTCTCTGCCGACTTTGCTCAGGAGCGCCGTTGGAAACGGGGTGTGGCCCGTAAG GTGGTGCGAATGGTGATCCGGCACCACGAGGAGCAGCGGCAGAAAGAGGAACGGGCCCGGAGGGAGGAGCAGGCCAAGCTGCGCCGAATCGCCTCCACCATGGCCAAGGATGTTAGGCAGTTTTGGAGCAATGTGGAGAAG GTGGTGCAATTCAAACAACAGTCCCGGCTTGAGGAAAAGCGGAAAAAAGCCCTGGACCTGCACCTGGACTTCATCGTGGGGCAAACTGAAAAGTACTCAGACCTTCTGTCTCAGAGCCTCAACCAGCCACTAACCTCCAGCAAAGCTGGTTCCTCCCCTTGCCTTGGCTCTTCCTCAGCTGCCTCTAGTCCTCCACCCCCAGTTTCCCGGATGGATGATGAAG ATGGGGACTTCCAACcccaagaggaggaggaagaggatgatGAGGAGACGATTGAGGTTGAAGAACAACAGGAAGGCAATGATGCAGAGACCCAGAGGCGTGAGATTGAGCTACTTCGACGTGAGGGAGAACTGCCACTGGAAGAGCTGCTCCGTTCCCTCCCCCCTCAGCTGCTAGGAGGGCCTTCCAGCCCCTCAAGAACCCCCTCATCTCATGATAGTGACACCCGAGATGGGCCTGAAGAAGGTGGTGAAGAAGAGTCCTCTCAGGTGTTGAAG GTAAAGCCCCCACCCTCCTCTGTCACACAGCGCAACAAACAGCCTTGGCATCCAGATGAGGATGATGAAGAGTTTGCTGCCAATGAAGATGAAG CGGAGGATGAAGAGGATACCATAGCAGCTGAGGAGCAGTTGGAAGGGGAGGTGGATCATGCCATGGAGCTGAGCGAGTTGGCTCGAGAAG GTGAGCTGTCTGTGGAGGAGCTACTGCAGCAGTACGCAGGAGCCTATGCCTCTGATGCCTCTGCCCCAGGTTCTGGGAGTAGTGAAGAGGAAGATGAAGATGAAGTTGAGGCTAACAGCTCTGACTGTGAACCAGAGGGGGCCACAGAAGCTGAAGAGGCTACTCAAGAGGATAGTAGCAGTCAGTCAG ACTCTGCTGAGGAACAGAGTGAGGATGAGGAAGATGAGCactcagaagaggaagaaacaagcGGGAGTTCGGAATCGGAGGAATCTGAGTCTGAGGAATCTGAGGAGTCCCAGTCACAGAGCCAAGcagatgaggaagaggaggaagatgatgaCTTTGGGGTGGAGTACTTGCTTGCCAGGGACGAAGAGCAGAGTGAGGCAGATGGAGGCAGTggacctcccaccccagggcccacCACCACTCTAGGCCCTAAGAAAGAAATTACTGACATCGCTGCAGCAGCTGAAAGTCTCCAGCCCAAGGGTTATACCTTGGCCACTACCCAG GTGAAGACACCCATCCCCCTGCTCCTACGGGGCCAGCTCCGGGAGTACCAACACATTGGGCTGGACTGGCTGGTTACTATGTATGAGAAGAAGCTTAATGGCATTCTTGCTGATGAGATGGGGCTAGGCAAGACGATCCAGACCATTTCCCTGCTTGCCCACTTGGCCTGTGAGAAAG GTAACTGGGGTCCCCATTTGATCATTGTCCCCACCAGCGTGATGTTGAACTGGGAGATGGAGCTGAAACGTTGGTGCCCCAGCTTTAAAATCCTTACTTACTATGGAgcccagaaggagaggaagctCAAGCGGCAG GGCTGGACCAAGCCCAATGCCTTCcatgtgtgtatcacatcttacAAGCTGGTGCTGCAGGACCACCAGGCCTTCCGCCGCAAGAACTGGCGCTATCTCATTCTGGATGAGGCTCAGAACATCAAGAACTTCAAGTCTCAGCGCTGGCAGTCATTGCTCAACTTCAACAG CCAGAGACGCCTGCTCCTGACAGGAACACCCTTGCAGAACAGCCTCATGGAACTGTGGTCCTTGATGCACTTTTTGATGCCCCATGTCTTCCAGTCTCATCGCGAGTTCAAGGAATGGTTCTCTAATCCCCTAACTGGCATGATTGAGGGCAGCCAAGAGTACAATGAAGGTCTAGTCAAACGCCTTCACAAG GTTTTGCGGCCTTTTTTGCTGCGCCGAGTTAAGGTGGATGTTGAGAAGCAGATGCCCAAAAAATATGAGCATGTTATCCGCTGCCGGCTCTCCAAGCGCCAGCGCTGTCTCTATGATGACTTCATGGCACAGACCAC AACGAAGGAGACACTAGCCACGGGCCATTTCATGAGCGTCATCAACATTTTGATGCAGCTGCGAAAAGTCTGCAATCATCCAAACCTGTTTGACCCTCGACCCGTTACCTCCCCCTTCATCACTCCAGGCATCTGTTTCAGCACCGCCTCTCTGGTGCTAAGGGCCACTGATGTCCACCCTCTCCAG CGGATAGACATAGGTCGATTTGATCTCATTGGCCTGGAGGGTCGTGTCTCTAGATATGAGGCCGACACATTTCTACCCCAGCACCGCCTTTCCCGCCGGGTTCTGCTAGAGGTGGCTACTGCTCCggaccccccaccccggcccaagCCAGTCAAGATGAAGGTCAACAG GATGCTGCAGCCAATGCCCAAGCAAGAAGGCCGGACAGTGGTGGTGGTGAACAGTCCACGGACTCCCCTGGGCCCTGTCCCAGTCCGACCCCCTCCAGGCCCTGAGCTCTCAGCCCAGCCCACGCCTGGCCCAACCCCCCCAGTGCTGCCAGCACCACTGATGGTGTCGGCCTCGCCTTCTGGGCCCCCACTCATTCCGGCATCCCGGCCTCCTGGCCCTGTTCTTTTGCCCCCACTGCAGCCAAACGGTGGGCCTCTTCCCCAGG TGATGCCATCCCCTCTGGGGGTCTTGAGTGGGACCTCACGGCCTCCCACGCCAACCCTATCCTTGAAGCCAGCCCCACCTGCTCCTGTTCGCCTgagccctgccccgcccccaggctcCTCCAGCCTGTTGAAGCCCCTTACCGTGCCACCGGGCTATACCTTCCCTTCTGCTGCTGTCACCACCACCTGTACCACCACAGCCACGGCTCCCACCACGGCAGTGCCAGCTCCTACTCCTGCTCCACAGCGCCTCATCCTGTCTCCCGATATGCAAGCTCGCCTGCCCT CAGGTGAAGTGGTCAGCATCGGGCAGTTAGCCTCACTGGCACAGCGGCCAGTGGCTAGTACAGGGGGAAGCAAACCTCTCACCTTCCAAATCCAGGGCAACAAGCTGACTTTGACTGGTGCGCAGGTGCGCCAGCTTGCTGTGGGGCAGCCCCGCCCGCTGCAAA GGAATGTGGTGCACCTGGTGTCAGCAGGGGGGCAGCACCACCTCATCAGCCAGCCTGCCCATGTGGCCCTCATCCAGGCCGTGGCCCCGACCCCTGGCCCTACCCCTGTCTCTGTGCTGCCTTCTTCGACCCCCagcaccacccctgcccccactggCCTCAGCCTTCCGCTTGCTGCTAACCAGG TGCCACCAACCATGGTGAATAATACAGGCGTGGTGAAGATTGTAGTGAGACAGGCCCCTCGGGATGGACTGACTCCTGTTCCTCCGTTGGCCCCAGCACCCCGGCCTCCGAGCTCTGGGCTTCCAGCTGTGTTGACTCCACGCCCCACATTAACCCCTGGCCGGCTACCCACACCTGCTCTGGGTACTGCCCGGGCTCCCATAGCCACATCCACTCTGGTGAGGCCACTTCTCAAGCTGGTCCACAGTCCTACGCCTGAAGTCAGTG CTTCAGCACCCGGAGCTGCTCCCTTGAccatctcttctcctctccccgtGCCATCCTCACTACCTGGGCCAGCCTCTTCTCCAATGCCAGTTCCCAACTCCTCTCCCCTTGCTAGTCCTGTGTCTTCTACAGTCCCAGTTCCAGTATCATCTTCACTCCCCATCTCTGTCTGCACAACGCTTCCGtccccagcctcagctccacTCACCATCCCCATCTCAGCCCCCTTGCCTGTTTCGGCTTCAGGCCCAGCTCTGTTGACTAATGTGACTCCAACACTGGCAGCGGCTCCTGGACCTCCCTCTTTGGCACCAGTTGGGACTTCTCCATCAGCGTCAGCCTTGACTCTAGGTTTGGCCACAACTCCATCCCTGTCCCCATCTCAGGCACCTGGTCACCCTCTGTTGTTGGCTCCAGCCTCTTCACATGTTCCAGGGTTGAACTCAGCCGTGGCCCCAGCATGTTCACCTGTCCTGGTGCCAGCTTCTGCTCTGGCCAGTCCTTTTCCGGCAGCATCAAATCAAGCTCCAGCTCAGGCTTCCCTTTTGGCTCCAGCACCTACTGCATCTCAGGCTCTAGCCACCTCTCTGGCTCCCATGGTGGCTCCACAGACAGCAATCCTGGCTCCTTCTCCAGCTCCTTCTCTGGCTCCTCTTCCAGTCCTGGCTCCATCACTAGGTCCTACTCCTGTACTGGCTCCATCGCAGACTTCGGTTCCACTTCTGGCTTCATCATCTACTCCAGGAACTCCTttagcctcagcttcctcactggTGCCAGCCCCAGCTCCTGTGTTGGTTCCATCATCAGCTCAAACTATGGTACCAGCCCCGGTTCCGTCACCTCTCCCGAGTCCGGCTTCTACGCAGACACTGGCTTTACCCCCAGCTTTAGCATCCACTCTTGGCGGATCGTCTCCATCTCAGACACTCTCTTTGGGAACTGGGAACCCCCAAGGTTCTTTTCCAGCTCAGACATTGTCATTGACTCCAGCAGCATCCCTAGTACCAGCTCCAGCCCAGACACTGTCTTTGGCACCGGGACCACCACTGTGTCCATCTCAGACGCTGTCTTTGGCTCCAGCACCCCCTCTGGCTCCAGTTTCTCCAATGGGCCCGGCCCCAGCTCACACACTGACTTTGGCTACGGTGTCGTCATCTGCTTCACTCCTGGCCCCAGCTTCAGTGCAAACACTGACCTTGAGCCCTGCCCCAGTGCCGGTGCCCACCTTGGGCCCAgcggcagctcagactctggcaCTGGCCCCAGCCTCAACACAGGCCCCAGCTTCCCAGGCATCTTCCCTCGTGGTTTCGGCAACCGGTGCCGCTCCCTTGCCTGTCACCATGGTATCCCGGCTGCCTGTTTCCAAGGATGAGCCTGAGACACTGACATTACGCTCTGgtccccccagccctccctccactGCTACCTCGTTCAGTGGTCCCCGACCTCGACGCCAGCCCCCACCACCACCTCGTTCCCCTTTCTATCTG GACTCTCTGGAGGAAAAGCGGAAGCAGCAGCGGTCTGAACGCCTGGAACGGATTTTCCAACTTAGTGAGGCTCATGGGGCCCTGGCACCCGTGTATGGGACTGAAGTCTTGGATTTCTGTACCCTGCCCCAACCTGTTGCCAGCCCCATCGGCCCTCGTTCTCCTGGCCCCAGCCACCCCACCTTTTGGACTTATACCGAGGCTGCCCGCCAGGCTGTACTGTTTCCCCAGCAACGACTAGACCAGCTGTCAGAAATCATTGAGAG GTTCATCTTTGTCATGCCTCCTGTGGAGGCACCTCCCCCTTCCTTGCACGCCTGCCACCCACCTCCTTGGCTGGCCCCTCGTCAGGCAGCCTTCCAGGAGCAATTGGCTCGTGAGCTCTGGCCCCGGGCTCGTCCTTTGCACCGTATTGTGTGTAACATGCGTACCCAGTTTCCTGACCTGAGGCTTATCCAGTATGATTGCG GAAAGTTGCAAACGTTGGCAGTGCTGTTGCGACAGCTCAAGGCGGAGGGCCACCGGGTGCTCATATTCACCCAGATGACCCGAATGCTGGATGTGTTGGAGCAGTTTCTCACCTACCATGGCCACCTCTACTTGCGTCTGGATGGGTCTACTAGAGTTGAACAGAGACAG gCCTTGATGGAACGATTCAATGCAGACAAACGCATATTCTGCTTCATCCTTTCAACTCGGAGTGGGGGTGTGGGCGTGAACCTGACGGGGGCAGACACTGTTGTTTTTTATGACAGCGACTGGAATCCTACCATGGATGCTCAGGCCCAGGATCGCTGTCACCGAATTGGCCAGACCCGAGATGTCCACATATATAG GCTTATCAGTGAACGGACAGTGGAAGAGAACATCCTAAAAAAGGCAAACCAGAAGAGAATGTTGGGAGACATGGCAATTGAGGGAGGCAACTTCACCACAGCCTATTTTAAACAG CAGACCATCCGAGAGCTGTTTGATATGCCTCTGGAGGAACCATCTGGCTCATCTATACCCTCTGCCCCTGAAGATGAGGAAGAGACTGTGGCCAGCAAGCAGACCCATATCCTGGAGCAG GCATTGTGTCGGGCAGAGGATGAAGAGGATATCCGTGCGGCCACCCAGGCCAAGGCTGAACAGGTGGCTGAGCTTGCAGAATTCAATGAGAATGATGGGTTTCCTGCTGCTGACGGAGAGGAGGCTGGTCGGCCTGGGGCTGAAGATGAGGAGATGTCCCGGGCTGAGCAGGAAATTGCTGCCCTTGTAGAACAG CTGACCCCCATTGAGCGCTATGCCATGAAATTCCTGGAAGCCTCACTGGAGGAGGTGAGCCGAGAGGAGCTCAAGCAGGCAGAA GAGCAAGTGGAAGCTGCCCGCAAGGACCTGGACCAAGCGAAGGAGGAGGTGTTCCGCCTaccccaggaggaggaggaggggccaggggctggggatgagGTTTCCTGTGGGACTGGTGGAGGCAGCCACCGGCGCAGTAAGAAGGCCAAGGCCCCCGAAAGGCCAGGGACTCGCGTCAGTGAGCGTCTTCGTGGAGCCCGGGCTGAAACTCAAGGGGCAAACCACACTCCTGTCACATCCACGCATCACCCCCGCAGCACCTCCACACCCCCCCGCTGCAGCCCTGCCAGGGACCGAGTTCCCCGGCCAGCGCCTAGGCCTCGACCCACTCCAGCTTCAGCTCCTGCTGCAATTCCTGCCCCAGTCCCTGCCCCAATCTCTGCCCCAATCCCCATTTCAGCCCCAAATCCAATAACCATGCTTCCTGTCCATATCTTGccttctccccctcttccttctgCACAGATTCCTCCTTCTTGTTCTTCTGCCTGTACCCCTCCTCCTGCCTGTACCCCTCCACCAGCTCataccccacctccagcccaaaCTTCTCTCTTaactccttcctcccctctcttgCTTGGTCTACCTTCTGTGCCCATTTCCCCACCAGTCACCAACCTCCCCTTGGGCATGGGGCCTGAGGCAGAGCTGTGTGCACAAGCAATGGCATCTACTGAGTCCCTGGAGCTGGCTGATATGGCCAGTTCCGAGACTTCCCCAATTACTCTTGTGCCCCCTAAGGATCTGTTGCCAGTTGCTGTTGAGATCCTGCCTATGTCAGAGAAGAACCTTTCTCTCACCTCTTCTGCACCTAGCCCAAACCTGGCAGCTGGCAGCGTCCCCAACGGTCAAGAGCAGGAGGTGCCCGAGCCTGCTGAGGCGACCATCCTCTCAGTGCTGCCTGATGGTGAGGAAGTGGCCACGTGTCTGAGTGAGAGCAATAGGCTGGAGCTCCCACCCTCAGCAGCATCTGATGAGCTACTTCAGGAGCCACTGGAGGCTGACAAGAACTCAGAAGAGCTGGTGGAAGCCCAGACCCCAACGTCTACCCCAGAGAAACCACAGGAACTTGTTTCAGCTGAGGCCGCAGCCCCGTCAACCTCATCCTCGGCCACCTCCACACCTGAGGGTCCTTCGCCTGCCCGGCCCCCTCGGCGTCGCACCAGTGCCGATGTAGAAATTAGGGGTCAGGGGGCTGGTCGGCCAGGGCAGCCTCCAGGTCCCAAAGTGCTTCGCAAGCTGCCAGGACGGCTAGTGACTGTGGTAGAGGAAAAGGAACTGGTGAGGCGGCGGCGACAGCAGCGGGGAACTGCCAGCACCCTAGTGCCTGGGGTCTCTGAGACTGGTGCCAGCCCGGGAAGCCCATCTACCCGCAGCATGTCGGGGCCAGAATCCTCACCTCCCACCAGTGGTCCCTGTGAAGCTGCTCCCCCATCCACACTGCCCACCCCAACCCAGCAGCCCTTCATAGCTCGCCGTCACATTGAGCTGGGGCTGACTGGTGGGGGCAGCCCAGAAAATGGAGAAGGGGCACTACTTGCCATCACCCCTCCTGCTGTGAAACGTCGCAGGGGGAGGCCCCCCAAGAAGAACAGGTCTCCAGCAGATGCTGGGCGAGGGGTGGATGAGGCACCTTCATCCACCTCTAAGGGAAAAACCAGTGGGGCTGACTCAGTCCCTGGGGCTGAGACCCTTATTGTTGCGGAGCCTGTCCTGGCACCCCAGCTTATTCCTGGGCCCCAGCCTCTTGGACCCCAGCCAGTTCATAGACCCGAGCCTGTCATCCTATCACCTGTGGAGAAAAGAAGGCGTGGGCGGCCCCCTAAGGCCCGAGATTTGCCCATTCCTGGGACCATTTCCTCTCCAGGGGATGGCAGCTTAGAGAGCCGGACACAGCCACTCCCGATACCGCCACCCCTGCCACCGCTCCCACCACTCCTAGCCTGTCCCACTGCTACTGTCGCCAACACTGTCACCACTCTCACCATTTCAACATCCCCACCCAAGCGGAAGCGGGGCCGACCTCCCAAGAATCCACCGTCACCTCGGCCCAGCCAGCTCCCTGTCTTGGACCGCGACAGCTCTCCTGTCCTTGAGAGCTGTGGATTGGGGAAGCAGCGGCAACCCCAGGGCCAGGGGGAGAGTGAGGGTAGTTCATCTGATGAGGATGGAAGCCGCCCCCTCACCCGCCTGGCCCGCTTACGTCTTGAAGCAGAAGGAATGAGGGGACGAAAGAGTGAAGGGTCCATGGTAGTGGCTGTAATTCAGGATGATCTGGATTTAGCGGATAGTGGGCCAGGCGGGTTAGAATTGACACCTCCCGTGGTCTCATTGGCTCCAAAACTGCGTTCGACCCGGCTGCGTCCAGGGTCTCTAGTGCCCCCACTAGAGACTGAGAAGGTGCCTCGCAAACGGGCAGGGGCCCCAGTTGGCTGTGGTCCTGGGCTGGCAAAGCGGAGCCGCCTGCAGCCCCCAAGTCCCCTGGGGCCTGAGGGTTCAGTAGAGGAGTCTGAGGCTGAAGCCTCAggtgaggaggaggaaggggatggGACCCCACGGCGCCGGCCTGGCCCCCGCCGGCTTGGTGGGGCCACCAACCAAGGGGACCAGCGTATCTTGCGCAGCAGCGCCCCTTCCCACTTGGCTGGCCCTACCATTAGTCACAGAGGCCGTAAAGCCAAGACGTGA